In Pseudomonas deceptionensis, a single window of DNA contains:
- a CDS encoding gluconate:H+ symporter, producing MHSGPTLLLVLFCAIALIVFLIVKVRVHAFLALTAASFVVGIGSGMPLVKIASSYEAGVGGTLGFLATIIGLGGILGKMLEESGGAERIAQALLSALGKERASWAMMLVGFIAGIPVFFEVGFVLLIPLIYVVAKETKINLLYLGVPLAVSLMAVHCMLPPHPAAMAITGMLGADVGKVILYGLIVALPTAIIAGPLWVKLVCKPQAPEAQEAFLNEHCDDSKTRDLPGLGVTLFTILLPLILMVGKSFTAGLPHDSMAFNVISFLGTPLIALSIAVVFAYWALGLRRGLSMPDLLAYTQKSFPPLASILLIIGAGGAFNGILVDSGVGSALSASLTQLNMNPIVLAWLVAGLMHFAVGSATVAMISAAGMVLPMLGAHPTVSKEIICIAIGAGAMGWTHVTDSAFWVVKEYLGVSLTDALKTFTTATVLASTVALGLTLLLANFV from the coding sequence ATGCACAGCGGTCCCACTCTATTGCTGGTGTTGTTTTGCGCCATAGCCCTGATTGTTTTTCTTATCGTCAAAGTTCGCGTCCATGCCTTTTTGGCACTGACCGCTGCAAGCTTTGTGGTGGGGATCGGGTCAGGTATGCCGTTGGTAAAAATTGCTTCTTCATATGAAGCCGGTGTCGGCGGAACTCTCGGGTTCCTGGCAACGATCATTGGCCTGGGCGGGATTCTGGGCAAGATGCTGGAAGAGTCCGGTGGCGCGGAGCGCATTGCTCAGGCGCTGTTGAGCGCGCTGGGTAAAGAACGCGCCTCGTGGGCCATGATGCTGGTCGGCTTTATCGCCGGCATTCCGGTGTTTTTCGAGGTGGGTTTCGTTCTGCTGATTCCGTTGATTTATGTGGTCGCGAAAGAAACCAAAATCAATCTGCTGTATCTGGGTGTGCCCCTGGCCGTGTCGCTGATGGCGGTCCATTGCATGTTGCCGCCCCACCCTGCCGCGATGGCGATCACCGGGATGCTGGGCGCCGATGTCGGCAAGGTGATTTTGTACGGGCTGATCGTCGCACTGCCGACCGCCATCATTGCCGGGCCGCTGTGGGTCAAGCTGGTGTGCAAGCCCCAAGCGCCAGAAGCTCAGGAAGCCTTTCTGAACGAGCATTGTGATGACAGCAAAACCCGGGACTTGCCAGGCCTTGGGGTGACGTTGTTCACCATCTTGTTGCCGCTGATCCTGATGGTCGGCAAAAGCTTCACCGCAGGCCTGCCCCATGACTCCATGGCCTTCAACGTTATTTCGTTCCTGGGCACGCCGTTGATCGCACTGTCGATTGCCGTGGTGTTCGCTTACTGGGCACTGGGTTTGCGTCGCGGTTTGTCCATGCCGGATTTGCTCGCTTACACTCAAAAAAGCTTTCCTCCGCTGGCCAGCATCCTGCTGATCATCGGCGCCGGCGGCGCATTCAACGGCATTCTGGTCGACAGTGGCGTGGGTAGCGCGCTGTCCGCCTCTTTGACGCAACTGAATATGAACCCCATCGTTCTGGCGTGGCTGGTGGCCGGCCTGATGCACTTCGCCGTCGGTTCGGCAACGGTCGCGATGATCAGCGCCGCAGGCATGGTCTTGCCTATGCTGGGTGCTCATCCAACCGTGAGCAAAGAGATCATCTGTATCGCCATCGGCGCCGGCGCCATGGGCTGGACTCACGTCACGGACTCGGCCTTCTGGGTGGTCAAGGAATACCTGGGCGTGTCACTGACCGACGCCTTGAAAACGTTCACCACCGCCACCGTGCTGGCTTCGACTGTCGCACTGGGGCTGACCCTGTTGCTGGCGAATTTTGTTTGA
- the dsdA gene encoding D-serine ammonia-lyase, protein MILGRTLESWYASYPLIRDLVALQETTWFNPGVAPVAQALGDVGLTAADVADASARLARFASYLRRAFPETECSAGIIESDIVPVAHLQPLLGERYGQTLNGALWLKRDSHLPISGSIKARGGIYEVLKHAEDLALAGGLLTLDDDYALLHSDKARAFFGQYKIAVGSTGNLGMSIGIMGAALGFEVTVHMSADARQWKKDKLRSHGVTVIEYASDYSVAVAQGRQQAESDPACHFVDDENSVNLFLGYAVAGERLKQQLAAAQITVDAQHPLFVYLPCGVGGAPGGVAFGLKLAFGDAVHCIFAEPTHSPCMMLGVYTGLHDEVSVQDFGIDNVTAADGLAVGRASGFVGKAMQRLLDGFYTVSDEEMYSLLALMERSEGLRLEPSALAGVPGIARVLADQQGYLARTGLDQQAMANATHLVWATGGNMVPADEMDAYLAKGRELLG, encoded by the coding sequence ATGATTTTGGGCAGAACACTTGAAAGCTGGTACGCCAGCTACCCGCTGATTCGCGATCTGGTCGCACTGCAAGAAACCACCTGGTTCAACCCGGGCGTGGCTCCGGTTGCGCAAGCGCTTGGCGATGTAGGGCTGACCGCCGCTGATGTCGCCGATGCCAGCGCCCGACTGGCGCGGTTTGCCTCTTACCTGCGCCGTGCATTCCCTGAAACCGAGTGCAGCGCCGGTATTATCGAGTCCGACATCGTGCCCGTGGCACATCTGCAGCCACTGCTCGGCGAACGTTATGGGCAAACCCTGAACGGTGCGCTGTGGCTCAAGCGCGACAGCCATCTGCCCATTTCGGGTTCGATCAAGGCACGCGGCGGCATTTACGAGGTGCTCAAGCATGCCGAGGACCTGGCCCTGGCCGGTGGCCTGCTGACGCTCGACGATGACTACGCACTGCTGCACAGCGACAAGGCGCGGGCCTTTTTCGGGCAGTACAAAATAGCCGTCGGCTCCACCGGCAATCTGGGTATGTCGATCGGCATCATGGGCGCCGCGCTGGGCTTTGAAGTGACCGTGCATATGTCGGCAGATGCCCGGCAATGGAAGAAAGACAAACTTCGCTCCCACGGCGTGACGGTGATCGAATACGCCAGCGATTACAGCGTGGCCGTGGCTCAGGGTCGCCAGCAAGCAGAGTCCGACCCGGCCTGCCATTTCGTGGACGATGAAAACTCGGTCAACCTGTTTCTGGGTTACGCAGTGGCCGGCGAGCGCTTGAAGCAGCAATTGGCGGCGGCGCAGATCACCGTGGATGCGCAGCATCCCCTGTTCGTGTACCTGCCCTGCGGTGTGGGTGGTGCTCCCGGCGGCGTGGCCTTTGGCCTGAAGCTGGCCTTTGGTGACGCCGTACACTGCATCTTCGCCGAACCCACCCATTCGCCGTGCATGATGCTGGGCGTCTATACCGGGCTGCACGACGAAGTCAGCGTGCAGGATTTCGGTATTGATAACGTCACCGCCGCAGACGGTTTGGCCGTAGGCCGCGCTTCCGGTTTTGTCGGCAAGGCCATGCAGCGCTTGCTGGACGGTTTCTACACTGTCAGCGACGAAGAAATGTACAGCTTGCTGGCACTGATGGAACGCAGTGAAGGTCTGCGCCTTGAGCCTTCCGCGCTGGCTGGCGTACCCGGCATTGCCAGGGTTCTGGCCGATCAGCAAGGCTACCTGGCCCGCACAGGTCTGGACCAACAGGCCATGGCCAACGCCACCCATCTGGTTTGGGCAACCGGCGGCAATATGGTGCCTGCTGACGAGATGGACGCTTATCTGGCCAAGGGCCGTGAGTTGCTGGGCTGA
- the dsdC gene encoding DNA-binding transcriptional regulator DsdC — MLNLPPRISSRLNSSQFANLHTFLVAARHLSFARAAQELCLTASAVSHRISRLEAALNMKLFQRLTRQVSLTDEGERIFEILQSAMGELSEALEQSSQAEIAGSIALYARPSVAQCWLVPRLADFMERYPLVSLDLRVGNDNVDFRTRKIDLALYYANGEFPGLTSHRLMREQMAPVCSPEYAKRHRLKENPENVRHCTTLHDSLAWDHAAYDAEWTLWAEQHNLLAALPKRTLTFDRSDLCVTAAMNHAGIAIGRQQLVQKRVDRGELILPFGGFSRCGHYDYYLVHSPLSVVPKRLQVFMNWLHECAQQEKTFE; from the coding sequence GTGCTTAATCTTCCTCCCCGTATCAGCTCCCGGCTCAACAGCAGCCAGTTCGCCAACCTTCACACTTTTTTGGTAGCCGCCCGGCATCTGAGCTTCGCCCGTGCGGCACAAGAGCTGTGCCTGACAGCCAGCGCCGTGAGCCACCGCATCAGCCGGCTGGAAGCTGCGCTAAACATGAAACTGTTCCAGCGCCTGACCCGGCAAGTCAGCCTGACTGACGAAGGCGAGCGAATCTTCGAAATCCTCCAGAGTGCGATGGGCGAATTGTCCGAAGCGCTTGAGCAGTCATCCCAGGCAGAAATCGCCGGTTCCATTGCACTCTATGCCAGGCCCTCGGTCGCCCAATGCTGGCTGGTGCCCCGGCTGGCCGACTTTATGGAGCGGTACCCGCTGGTCTCACTGGACCTGCGAGTGGGCAATGACAATGTCGACTTTCGCACCCGCAAAATTGACCTGGCCTTGTATTACGCCAATGGCGAATTTCCCGGGCTGACGAGCCATCGATTGATGCGCGAGCAAATGGCGCCGGTGTGCAGCCCTGAATATGCAAAACGCCATCGCCTGAAGGAAAACCCGGAAAACGTGCGCCATTGCACCACCCTGCACGACTCCCTGGCCTGGGATCATGCCGCCTATGACGCCGAGTGGACCCTGTGGGCCGAGCAGCACAACCTGCTGGCGGCACTGCCCAAACGCACCTTGACCTTCGACCGCTCGGACCTCTGCGTGACGGCCGCCATGAACCACGCCGGAATCGCCATCGGGCGCCAGCAACTGGTGCAAAAGCGGGTTGATCGCGGCGAGCTGATATTGCCTTTTGGCGGTTTCAGCCGGTGCGGCCACTACGACTATTACCTGGTTCACTCACCGCTAAGCGTTGTGCCCAAGCGCTTGCAAGTGTTTATGAACTGGTTGCATGAATGTGCGCAGCAGGAGAAGACGTTTGAGTAG
- a CDS encoding OprD family porin — protein MLNKRIGLLALGVLSATQAMANDQADAKGFVEDSHLNVLARNAYISRDYKNGKQDKAEWGQGFLGTFSSGFTQGTVGVGVDAFGIYALRLDGGRGKSGAGGIDFFKQGASGKAADDIAKAGAAVKVRVSNTVLKYGDQMPALPVLMYDNSRLMPESFTGTLLTSKEINGLELNVGRFTAESRKSAEARDSGDLKSINVFGGSYKFTDNLSASLYGSEMEDELRKQYVGVTYALPLQDKQSLTFDFNGYRTHVNDDYARDVLKVDGQDNKIWSLATTYGFGAHTVTLAYQSSTGEIGYPYGGYRNAGGVGDGGNTILLANSYWSDFNAKDERSWQLGYGFDFGSVGIPGLTYNIAYVRGTNIDDGSDRGRGTEREIFNQAKYVVQSGPVKDLSVRLRGSWLRVSNNASEYNVGGNEVRVFVDYPISIF, from the coding sequence ATGTTGAACAAACGGATAGGTCTGCTCGCTTTGGGCGTACTCAGTGCTACCCAGGCCATGGCTAACGATCAAGCTGACGCAAAAGGTTTTGTAGAAGACAGTCACCTCAATGTATTGGCGCGCAACGCCTACATCAGCCGTGACTACAAAAATGGCAAGCAAGATAAAGCTGAATGGGGCCAAGGCTTCCTCGGCACCTTCAGCTCGGGCTTCACCCAAGGCACCGTGGGCGTGGGTGTGGATGCTTTCGGCATTTACGCACTGCGTCTGGACGGCGGCCGTGGCAAAAGCGGCGCGGGCGGTATCGACTTCTTCAAGCAAGGCGCCAGCGGCAAAGCGGCTGACGACATCGCCAAGGCTGGCGCTGCAGTGAAAGTGCGTGTGTCCAACACCGTACTCAAGTACGGCGATCAAATGCCTGCGCTGCCGGTGCTGATGTACGACAACTCGCGCCTGATGCCAGAAAGCTTCACCGGCACCCTGTTGACCTCCAAAGAGATCAACGGCCTGGAGCTGAACGTCGGTCGTTTCACCGCAGAATCGCGCAAGAGTGCTGAAGCGCGCGACAGCGGCGACCTGAAAAGCATCAACGTGTTTGGCGGTAGCTACAAGTTCACCGACAACCTGTCGGCTTCGCTGTACGGCTCCGAGATGGAAGATGAGCTGCGTAAGCAATACGTGGGCGTGACCTACGCGCTGCCGCTGCAAGACAAACAGTCCCTGACGTTTGACTTCAACGGCTACCGCACTCACGTCAACGACGACTACGCACGTGACGTGCTGAAAGTTGACGGCCAGGACAACAAGATCTGGAGCCTGGCAACCACCTACGGCTTTGGCGCACACACGGTGACCCTGGCTTACCAGAGCAGCACCGGCGAAATCGGCTACCCGTACGGCGGCTACCGCAACGCAGGCGGCGTGGGTGATGGCGGCAACACCATCTTGCTGGCCAACTCCTACTGGTCCGACTTCAACGCCAAGGACGAACGTTCGTGGCAGTTGGGTTATGGCTTCGACTTCGGCTCCGTTGGTATTCCGGGTCTGACCTACAACATCGCCTACGTGCGCGGCACCAACATCGACGACGGTTCCGACCGTGGCCGTGGTACCGAGCGCGAAATCTTCAACCAGGCCAAGTACGTTGTACAAAGCGGCCCGGTCAAAGACTTGAGCGTGCGTCTGCGCGGTTCGTGGTTGCGCGTTTCCAACAACGCCAGCGAATACAACGTTGGCGGCAACGAAGTCCGTGTATTTGTTGATTACCCGATCAGCATCTTCTGA
- a CDS encoding DsbA family protein — translation MTAMPVLHYIYDPLCGWCYGAKPLIDQARDILPVVAHGGGMMTGAQRRPVSAQLRDYVMPHDVRIAQYTGQPFGEAYFEGLLRDTTAVFDSAPPTSAVLAAEQLAGRGLELLGRLQTAHYVEGRRIADDDVLMAIAVEMGLAADGFRAAYVAVSGEVTQAHFKASRQLLSRVGGQGFPTVVLEQSGQYQVIDLGPYLGKPQAFGDWLRQLDAVRGQDSSGSAPSCGLDGCQ, via the coding sequence ATGACTGCCATGCCTGTCCTGCATTACATCTACGACCCCCTGTGCGGCTGGTGCTACGGCGCCAAGCCGCTGATTGACCAGGCCCGCGACATTTTGCCGGTGGTGGCCCATGGCGGCGGGATGATGACCGGCGCGCAGCGCCGCCCTGTGTCGGCGCAGCTGCGTGACTATGTGATGCCGCACGATGTGCGGATCGCGCAATACACCGGGCAGCCGTTTGGTGAGGCCTACTTTGAAGGTTTGCTGCGCGACACCACGGCGGTGTTTGATTCGGCACCGCCGACCAGCGCGGTGCTGGCCGCTGAACAGTTGGCCGGGCGCGGGCTGGAGCTGTTGGGACGTTTGCAAACGGCGCACTACGTAGAAGGGCGGCGGATTGCCGATGACGACGTGCTGATGGCAATAGCGGTTGAAATGGGCCTGGCGGCCGACGGGTTTCGCGCGGCTTATGTTGCGGTCAGTGGTGAGGTGACCCAGGCGCACTTCAAGGCCAGCCGCCAGTTGTTGTCACGGGTCGGTGGGCAAGGCTTTCCGACCGTAGTTTTAGAACAGTCCGGTCAGTACCAAGTGATCGACCTGGGGCCGTATCTGGGCAAGCCGCAAGCCTTTGGTGACTGGTTGCGCCAGCTGGATGCAGTGCGCGGGCAAGACTCAAGCGGTTCAGCTCCATCCTGCGGCCTGGATGGCTGCCAGTAA
- a CDS encoding TonB-dependent receptor — translation MLSPRRLTPLNLGFCALLYAGFGNAATLLPELSISASEAEADDPRVKDVTTATRTSTPARYVPQAIDSVKTANLLDYGINSIGEALSGIPNVSSTADTRFDSLRIRGFDASNDFYLDGIRDDSQYVRDLHNIERIEVLKGPAAVLYGRGSQGGIINRVSKMPQFGRQSSIQAQGGSEDLRSLYADLSTDPSDTISLRLNMGNEDKNSFRDNVSGNRQLFAPSMSWQITPDLNWLVQYEYSRYNRTPDRGIPSINGRPADVSRGTSYGGKNDYIDDKTQNLRSRLSYELSENWQLRHTLGVFKLDSEFENTYLTGYDPKINKVNRQSWQQDMSTRNIFNNVEIEGGFDTFGLEHRLLTGLEIGSQRRDPKLYKAASVPAVDLYNPDRTLHPAGAMPIFSDSHTEVESQGLYVQDQIRLNDQWQVLAGLRYDRFDIESTNYLKKTDRTEDRQSHSTSPRLGVVWTPLENHSFYASWTKTFSPVGGGLIGITPGAAGNTNDLSPELTKQKEIGVKSDWMDDRLSTTLAVYELELYNRRTKDPDDPTITLLSGLQRSRGIELTASGKLGGNWYMRGGIGLQDATVVKDNNGLEGKRINGVAKHNGSLYVTWKPEMGWYAETGLTLVGQRYADNQNTVTLAGYGRWDALAGYREKDWDVSGALTNLTDRYYYASATSAAQIMPGEPRSLVMTGTYKF, via the coding sequence ATGCTTTCCCCCCGCCGTTTAACACCCCTGAATCTGGGGTTTTGTGCCTTGCTGTACGCCGGATTTGGCAACGCTGCCACCCTACTCCCCGAGCTGTCGATCAGCGCCAGCGAGGCCGAGGCCGATGACCCGCGTGTCAAAGATGTAACCACCGCCACTCGCACTTCGACGCCTGCGCGTTATGTACCCCAAGCCATCGACTCGGTGAAGACCGCCAACCTGCTGGATTACGGGATCAACAGCATTGGCGAAGCCTTAAGCGGCATCCCCAACGTCAGCAGCACAGCCGATACCCGCTTCGACAGCCTGCGCATCCGCGGTTTTGACGCCAGCAACGACTTTTATCTGGACGGTATTCGCGACGACAGCCAATACGTGCGCGACCTGCACAACATCGAACGCATTGAAGTGCTCAAAGGTCCGGCAGCCGTACTGTATGGCCGGGGCAGCCAGGGCGGGATCATCAACCGCGTCAGCAAGATGCCGCAGTTCGGCCGCCAGTCGAGCATTCAGGCCCAGGGGGGCAGTGAGGATTTGCGCAGCCTGTACGCTGACCTCAGCACCGACCCGAGCGACACCATCAGCCTGCGCCTGAACATGGGCAATGAGGACAAAAACAGCTTTCGAGATAACGTCAGCGGTAACCGCCAACTGTTCGCGCCGTCGATGAGCTGGCAAATCACCCCGGATCTGAACTGGCTGGTGCAGTACGAATACAGCCGCTACAACCGCACCCCGGATCGCGGTATCCCGAGCATCAACGGGCGCCCTGCCGACGTCAGCCGCGGCACGTCGTACGGCGGGAAAAACGATTACATCGATGACAAAACCCAGAACCTGCGCTCACGCCTGAGTTATGAGTTGAGCGAAAACTGGCAACTGCGTCATACCCTCGGCGTGTTCAAACTCGACAGTGAGTTCGAAAACACCTACCTGACCGGCTACGACCCAAAAATCAACAAGGTCAACCGCCAGAGCTGGCAGCAGGACATGAGCACCCGCAACATTTTCAACAACGTCGAGATCGAAGGCGGCTTTGACACCTTTGGCCTTGAGCACCGCCTGCTGACCGGTCTGGAAATCGGCAGTCAGCGTCGCGACCCGAAGCTCTACAAAGCCGCGAGCGTACCCGCAGTTGATCTGTACAACCCGGACCGCACCCTGCACCCGGCCGGAGCGATGCCGATCTTCAGCGACAGCCATACCGAAGTCGAAAGCCAGGGCCTGTATGTTCAGGACCAGATTCGCCTCAACGATCAATGGCAGGTACTGGCCGGTTTGCGTTATGACCGCTTTGATATCGAATCCACCAACTACCTGAAAAAAACCGACCGTACTGAAGACCGCCAAAGCCACAGCACCAGCCCGCGCCTGGGCGTGGTCTGGACCCCGCTGGAGAACCACTCGTTTTACGCATCCTGGACCAAAACGTTCTCCCCGGTGGGCGGCGGCCTGATCGGCATCACCCCGGGGGCGGCCGGAAATACCAATGACCTGAGCCCGGAGCTGACCAAGCAGAAAGAAATCGGCGTGAAAAGCGACTGGATGGATGACCGCCTGAGCACCACGCTGGCGGTGTACGAGCTCGAACTTTATAACCGTCGCACCAAAGACCCCGATGACCCGACGATCACCCTGCTTTCCGGCCTGCAACGCTCACGCGGTATTGAGCTGACGGCCAGCGGCAAGCTCGGCGGCAACTGGTACATGCGCGGTGGCATTGGCCTGCAGGACGCAACGGTGGTCAAGGACAACAACGGCCTCGAAGGTAAACGCATCAATGGCGTAGCCAAGCACAATGGCAGCCTGTACGTGACCTGGAAACCGGAAATGGGCTGGTACGCCGAAACGGGCCTGACCCTGGTGGGGCAGCGTTATGCCGACAACCAGAACACCGTGACATTGGCGGGTTACGGGCGTTGGGATGCGCTGGCGGGGTACCGTGAAAAAGACTGGGATGTCAGCGGTGCGCTGACCAACCTGACCGACCGTTATTACTACGCCTCGGCGACCAGTGCGGCGCAGATCATGCCGGGCGAGCCGCGCAGCCTGGTGATGACGGGGACGTACAAGTTTTAA
- the aguA gene encoding agmatine deiminase translates to MTTLHSSPRADGFYMPAEWAPQTQTWMIWPERPDNWRLGGKPAQAAHAAVAKAIARFEPVTVGVSAAQYENARAQLDVPNIRVVEMSSDDAWVRDSGPTFVINDSGEVRGVNWDFNAWGGFDGGLYFPWNRDQQVASKVLEIERSPRYYTEGFVLEGGSIHVDGEGTLITTAECLMNRNRNPHLSREEIEGVLRAQLAVDKIIWLPDGLFNDETDGHVDNFCCYVRPGEVLLAWTDDERDPNYARCHAAMNVLATSTDAKGRPFVVHKMPIPGPMYATQEECDGVDKVAGSQDRNPSERLAGSYVNFLIVNGGIIAPSFDDPMDAQAKGILQNLFPQHEVVMVPGRELLLGGGNIHCLTQQQPAPHKA, encoded by the coding sequence ATGACCACTTTGCACAGTTCGCCACGCGCTGACGGCTTTTACATGCCGGCTGAATGGGCTCCGCAGACCCAGACCTGGATGATCTGGCCAGAGCGTCCGGACAACTGGCGTCTGGGCGGCAAGCCTGCCCAGGCGGCGCACGCCGCGGTGGCCAAGGCCATTGCACGCTTTGAGCCGGTGACGGTCGGTGTGTCGGCTGCTCAATACGAAAATGCCCGGGCGCAACTGGATGTGCCGAATATCCGTGTGGTCGAGATGTCTAGCGACGACGCCTGGGTTCGTGACAGCGGGCCGACCTTTGTCATCAATGACAGCGGTGAAGTGCGCGGCGTGAACTGGGATTTCAATGCATGGGGCGGTTTTGACGGCGGTTTGTACTTCCCATGGAACCGCGATCAGCAAGTCGCCAGCAAGGTGCTGGAAATCGAACGTAGCCCGCGTTACTACACCGAAGGTTTTGTGCTTGAGGGCGGCTCGATCCACGTCGACGGCGAAGGCACGCTGATCACCACGGCCGAGTGCCTGATGAACCGCAACCGTAACCCGCACCTGTCCCGCGAAGAGATCGAGGGCGTGCTGCGTGCGCAACTGGCTGTGGACAAGATCATCTGGCTGCCCGATGGCCTGTTCAACGATGAAACCGACGGTCATGTGGATAACTTCTGCTGCTACGTGCGCCCGGGTGAAGTGCTGTTGGCCTGGACTGACGACGAACGCGACCCGAACTATGCCCGTTGCCATGCGGCGATGAACGTATTGGCGACCAGTACTGACGCCAAAGGCCGACCGTTTGTCGTACACAAAATGCCGATCCCGGGGCCGATGTACGCCACCCAGGAGGAATGCGACGGCGTCGACAAAGTCGCGGGTAGCCAGGACCGCAACCCGTCGGAGCGTTTGGCCGGTTCTTACGTCAACTTCCTGATCGTCAACGGCGGCATCATTGCGCCGAGCTTTGACGACCCGATGGATGCGCAAGCCAAAGGCATCCTGCAAAACCTTTTCCCGCAACACGAAGTGGTGATGGTGCCGGGCCGCGAATTGCTGCTGGGTGGTGGCAACATTCATTGCCTGACCCAGCAACAGCCAGCGCCGCATAAGGCATAA
- the rfbB gene encoding dTDP-glucose 4,6-dehydratase → MRILVTGGAGFIGSALIRHLIKNTGHEVLNLDKLTYAGNLESLQSIATDTRYEFVQADIVDQAAVSAVIARFQPQAIMHLAAESHVDRSIDGPSDFIQTNIVGTYSLLEATRAYWLTLPEPEKSAFRFHHISTDEVYGDLHGVDDLFTETTPYAPSSPYSASKAASDHLVRAWNRTYGLPVLLTNCSNNYGPFHFPEKLIPLVILNALAGKPLPVYGNGLQVRDWLFVEDHARALLKVVTEGTVGETYNIGGHNEQTNIDVVRSICTLLEELAPAHPAGVDQFADLITFVKDRPGHDQRYAIDASKIERELGWVPEETFETGLRKTVQWYLDNLEWCRRVQDGSYQGERLGSTEPKDLIA, encoded by the coding sequence ATGCGCATTTTAGTCACCGGCGGCGCCGGTTTTATTGGTTCAGCGTTGATCCGTCACCTGATCAAAAATACCGGGCATGAAGTCCTCAACCTCGACAAGTTGACCTACGCCGGTAACCTGGAGTCGCTGCAAAGCATCGCCACCGATACCCGTTACGAGTTCGTCCAGGCCGATATCGTCGACCAGGCCGCCGTCAGCGCCGTTATTGCGCGCTTCCAGCCCCAGGCCATCATGCACCTGGCAGCCGAGTCCCACGTAGACCGCTCCATCGACGGCCCGTCGGATTTTATCCAGACCAACATCGTGGGCACCTACAGCCTGCTCGAAGCCACCCGCGCTTACTGGCTGACCCTGCCTGAGCCGGAAAAAAGCGCGTTCCGCTTCCACCATATTTCGACCGATGAAGTGTATGGCGACCTGCACGGCGTCGACGACCTGTTCACCGAAACCACGCCTTACGCACCAAGCTCGCCGTACTCGGCCAGCAAGGCGGCGTCCGACCACCTGGTACGCGCCTGGAACCGCACTTACGGTTTGCCGGTGTTGCTGACCAACTGCTCGAACAACTACGGGCCGTTCCACTTCCCGGAAAAACTGATTCCGCTGGTAATTCTCAACGCCCTGGCCGGTAAGCCGCTGCCGGTGTATGGCAATGGCCTGCAAGTGCGTGACTGGCTGTTCGTCGAAGATCACGCCCGTGCCCTGCTTAAAGTCGTGACCGAAGGCACGGTGGGCGAGACTTACAACATCGGCGGGCACAACGAACAAACCAACATCGATGTGGTGCGCAGCATCTGCACACTGCTTGAAGAACTTGCACCCGCACACCCGGCCGGCGTCGACCAATTTGCCGACCTGATTACCTTCGTCAAGGACCGCCCGGGGCACGACCAGCGCTACGCCATCGACGCCAGCAAAATCGAGCGCGAGCTGGGCTGGGTACCCGAAGAAACATTCGAAACAGGCCTGCGCAAAACCGTGCAGTGGTACCTGGACAACCTGGAGTGGTGTCGCCGGGTTCAAGACGGCAGCTATCAAGGCGAACGACTGGGCTCCACCGAACCCAAGGACTTGATCGCGTGA
- the rfbD gene encoding dTDP-4-dehydrorhamnose reductase produces the protein MKILISGKTGQVAVELQKHLAGLGELIVLGRDQLDLSQPEKIRARVRAHKPDLIINAAAHTAVDQAENEPELAFAINGTSPGVLAEEAAALGIPLIHYSTDYVFDGSKSAPYTEDDVPNPLGVYGKSKLAGELAIAASGAQHLILRTSWVYSTHGKNFLLTMQRLLQERPELRVVADQIGAPTWAGTIARSTRALIERWQAGEAGAWGTYHLTAQGETSWFGFTQAIAEHLSAQGKPCATLEPIPASAYPTPAARPQNSRLDCSRLAREWNVTQPDWQTALRECLAR, from the coding sequence TTGAAAATCCTGATCAGCGGCAAAACCGGCCAGGTTGCGGTTGAGCTGCAAAAGCACCTTGCCGGTCTGGGCGAGCTGATAGTGCTGGGACGTGACCAGCTGGACCTGAGCCAGCCCGAGAAAATCCGGGCCCGGGTGCGGGCACACAAGCCCGACCTGATCATCAATGCCGCAGCCCATACCGCTGTGGATCAGGCTGAAAACGAACCTGAGCTGGCATTCGCGATCAATGGCACCTCACCAGGCGTGCTGGCTGAAGAAGCCGCAGCCCTGGGCATTCCACTGATCCACTACTCCACCGACTACGTATTCGATGGCAGCAAGTCGGCGCCCTACACCGAAGACGATGTCCCCAACCCGCTGGGCGTCTACGGCAAGAGCAAGCTGGCGGGTGAACTGGCCATCGCGGCGAGCGGTGCTCAGCATTTGATCCTGCGCACCAGCTGGGTGTACTCGACCCACGGCAAGAACTTCCTGCTGACCATGCAGCGCCTGCTGCAAGAGCGGCCGGAACTGCGCGTAGTGGCGGACCAAATCGGTGCGCCGACCTGGGCCGGCACCATTGCCCGCAGCACCCGCGCCTTGATCGAGCGCTGGCAGGCCGGCGAAGCCGGGGCCTGGGGCACGTACCACCTGACCGCCCAAGGCGAAACCTCATGGTTTGGCTTCACCCAGGCCATTGCCGAGCACCTGAGTGCGCAAGGCAAGCCGTGCGCAACGCTCGAACCCATCCCTGCCAGCGCCTACCCGACGCCCGCAGCACGACCACAGAACTCGCGCCTTGATTGCAGCCGTCTTGCCCGCGAATGGAACGTCACCCAGCCCGACTGGCAAACCGCATTGCGTGAGTGCCTAGCCCGCTAA